The following proteins are encoded in a genomic region of Oncorhynchus kisutch isolate 150728-3 linkage group LG6, Okis_V2, whole genome shotgun sequence:
- the LOC109893335 gene encoding receptor activity-modifying protein 1 isoform X1: protein MKAPNPSPMSSSSFSFLPLLLWALSSTAAGLIGHYEAPQATTPGFTSWHDSTTYANYQHHGVSLEDRGLSRGLGCGNKYVNCEEYCEICVYFHTRTECYATLFKETCYSPFVGGMELLNNTDWCNWNNVKRMYNTFTMCTEEIAECLLIPWPNRMVENEFVNIHSRFFPDCPNEGLSDPPPSIVFALVMTPICLIPIMVVLVVLKTKNGDGSS, encoded by the exons ATGAAAGCCCCTAATCCGTCTCCcatgtcttcttcttctttctccttTCTGCCTCTTCTTCTCTGGG CACTGAGCTCCACAGCAGCTGGCCTGATAGGACATTATGAGGCGCCACAAGCTACCACACCAG GTTTCACTTCATGGCATGACTCAACAACATATGCAAACTACCAACACCACG GCGTTAGCCTCGAAGATAGAGGACTCTCCCGTGGATTAG GTTGTGGGAATAAGTATGTTAATTGTGAAGAATACTGTGAAATTTGTGTGTATTTTCACACAAGGACGGAGTGCTACGCGACCTTATTTAAGGAAACCTGCTACAGTCCTTTTGTAGGTGGCATGGAGTTATTAAACAACACAGACTGGTGCAACTGGAACAATGTGAAGAG GATGTATAACACCTTCACCATGTGCACGGAGGAGATAGCAGAGTGTCTGCTGATCCCCTGGCCCAACAGGATGGTGGAGAATGAGTTTGTAAACATCCACTCCAGGTTCTTCCCGGACTGTCCCAACGAGGGGCTGAGCGACCCCCCGCCCAGCATCGTGTTTGCCCTGGTGATGACCCCCATCTGCCTCATCCCCATCATGGTTGTCCTGGTGGTGCTCAAGACCAAGAACGGAGATGGCAGCTCCTGA
- the LOC109893335 gene encoding receptor activity-modifying protein 1 isoform X2, which translates to MFTFSDMKGALVFFAVLLSVLSGVSLEDRGLSRGLGCGNKYVNCEEYCEICVYFHTRTECYATLFKETCYSPFVGGMELLNNTDWCNWNNVKRMYNTFTMCTEEIAECLLIPWPNRMVENEFVNIHSRFFPDCPNEGLSDPPPSIVFALVMTPICLIPIMVVLVVLKTKNGDGSS; encoded by the exons ATGTTCACGTTCTCTGACATGAAGGGAGCGCTTGTTTTCTTTGCGgtgctcctctctgttctttctg GCGTTAGCCTCGAAGATAGAGGACTCTCCCGTGGATTAG GTTGTGGGAATAAGTATGTTAATTGTGAAGAATACTGTGAAATTTGTGTGTATTTTCACACAAGGACGGAGTGCTACGCGACCTTATTTAAGGAAACCTGCTACAGTCCTTTTGTAGGTGGCATGGAGTTATTAAACAACACAGACTGGTGCAACTGGAACAATGTGAAGAG GATGTATAACACCTTCACCATGTGCACGGAGGAGATAGCAGAGTGTCTGCTGATCCCCTGGCCCAACAGGATGGTGGAGAATGAGTTTGTAAACATCCACTCCAGGTTCTTCCCGGACTGTCCCAACGAGGGGCTGAGCGACCCCCCGCCCAGCATCGTGTTTGCCCTGGTGATGACCCCCATCTGCCTCATCCCCATCATGGTTGTCCTGGTGGTGCTCAAGACCAAGAACGGAGATGGCAGCTCCTGA